Part of the uncultured Desulfobacter sp. genome, GAAGACAATCTTCCCGAACCGCTCTGCGCCTTAATTTAATCACATTAAAAGTCTTCAAAACTTTCGTCGTCATCAAATGGGATGACTTGCTCGGGACGACTTGGGGCCTGGTGCTGATCCCTGGATTTTGATTTATGCGTTGTTTTGCTTGGGATGCTTTTAGGTGCAGGTTTCGAGGCGTGATAATCGCCCATATTGCGACCGGCGTTGCTTCTACCGGTAACCAGCAGCACAAGGTTATCAACATACTCTTTTAGTTGTTCGGCCTGGGCGCTCATCTCTTCTGCTGCTGACGCCGACTCTTCGGCATTGGCAGCATTTTGCTGAACAACCCGGTCCATTTCACTGATGGCATTGTTGACCTCTTCAATTCCATTGGATTGTTCTGTTGATGCCACAGAAATTTCTGAGACCAAAGAACCGACTTTGGCCGAGGTCTCAGCTACTTTGGAAAATGCTTCACTGGTTGATGATACGATATCGGAACCGTCGTTCACCTTTTTGACCGTATCTTCTATCAGTGCCGCCGTATCTTTGGCAGCATCCGCCGCGCGCATGGCAAGGTTTCTGACCTCATCGGCAACCACGGCAAAACCTGCACCGGCTTCACCGGCCCGGGCGGCTTCCACGGCAGCGTTTAATGCGAGCAGGTTGGTCTGGAAGGCAATTTCATCAATGGTTTTTATTATTTTCGATGTTTCCTCTGAGGCCTTGGAGATATCTTCCATGGACCGGGTTAATTCATCCATGGACTGGCTGGCTGTATTTACAACCACATTGGCCTCTTTCATTAATCCATCAGCATTATTTGAATTTTCGGCATTTTTCTTGGTCATGGACGACATCTCTTCCATGGATGAAGAGGTCTCTTCAATGGAGGCGGCCTGCTGAGATGCGCCTTCTGCCATGGACTGACTGGAGGTGGAAACCTCCCCGGATGCCGCCGCCACCTGCACGGCACCTTCGTTAAGGCCGGCGATGATTCTGTTAATGGGTTTGGTAATGCTGCGCGTGATAAAAATTGCCGAAAGAATGCCAACGATCAGCGCCAGGATCAAACCGATAATCATGAGAATGGATGCACTTGAAAGGGAGCTTACAGCATCTTTGGCAATGGTGTTGGTTGAGCCGATCCCCGCATTAGCCGTTGTTTTGCAGGCTTCTACAACTTTATCGCCGGCATCCTGGCGTTTCACAGCCAGGTCCTGCATGATAATCCAGTTTTGAAGAAAATCTTTCATTGCACCCTGGTAGGTGTGACCTGCCTGGGCGACTAGTTCTATGCGTTTTAAGTCTTCGGGCAACCGTGTGATTTTTTCCAATTCTTCAAACTTACGATCTATGTGTGAAAAATTTTCCAGCGCGGCATTCATGACTTCAGGGCTTCGTAAAGCCTGGGATTTAAAGGCGCCTATCCGGGTCTTATTTCCAAGGGCAATAATATCGTTCACCAGGTTGATTTTTGCGTTTCTTTCCAACATATCCCTGGTTAACTTTTCGTGTTGCCCTTCCAGAAAGTCGTCACAGTTGGACACATAAATTCCGGCAGCATCATCCATTTTCTCCCGGTACCTGTTCAGCAGATTTCCGTCCGCCAGGCTGCCGCGGCGAAACTCCACCATAAATTGTTCTATCGCTTTTTGATACGTCTGGGCGGCCGACCGAATTGCTTTTACCCTTTGGATATCTGCTTCACTATGAATCAAGACCCTTAACTCATTTAACGGTTCAGAGACCTCCTCCAATTTTGAAATTGCGTTTTTCATAAGTCCCACATCGTTTGTTGCCTGGGCTTTAAAATTGGTAACCCTGACGCTGGAACCGATATGAACAAGGTCTGTGGCAAGTTGAATCTTCTGTTGACGGTCATTCAGATCTGATTTGATCTTTTCATTCTGACCGGCTAAAAATTCATTAGAATTGGACATGTATGTTTGGGCTGACTCATCCAGTGTACGTCTGTTGGCATCAAGCTTGGCCTCGATCTCAACGGTTTGCTTTATCAGGTCCTTATACTCTTGAACTGCGCTGGAGGCGATATCAATCTGGGATTTAAGCTGTTTTAAATTTGGCGAGTTTTCATCGAGTTCCCGTGCTTTTTGCAAGGCCAGGTCAACGGACTTCATTGCCTCCATGCCCAGTTCATAAAACTTTTTATCTTCGGTGAACCCATACCCCCTCATTTCATACATCACCTGGTTGGCTGCGTTACTTAATTCCATGGCGATGCCCACTTCCGGAACATATTCATGGGCCAGCATTGTGCTTTTGGTGCCCACCGTCCGCATGTTGACCACGGCCATCAAACCCAGCGCAACGGCAATGATGATCAATACTGCAAATCCATAGGTGATTTTTAATCCCAGACTTACGTTTTTCATCTTAAACTCCTTTATAGTGTTTAAATCTTATATCTATGAAGCATTTTGAATGGCAGCCATTTCGCTGGACGAAAGGACCTTATCTATATTTAAAAGAATTTTAACGCCCCCATCCTGTTTAGCCATGCCAAGGATATATCTTGTATCCAGTTTTGTTCCAAACGCCGGAGTTTCCTCAATTTCATCTTCTTTGATATTCAAAACCTCTGAGACGGTATCCACCACAATTCCGATTTGAACTGTCGATTCGGCCGCATCAATTTCCACGACAATAATGCAGGTTCTGTCGTTATAAGATGTTGATTTCATATTAAATTTTGATCTAAGATCAATTACGGGGATTACCTTTCCCCGCAAGTTGATAACGCCTTTGACAAATTCGGGAGTTCTGGGGACAGATGTGATGGGCAGCATACCAATGATCTCTTTGACCTTAAGAATCCCGATCCCATACTCTTCGGACTCCAAAGAGAACGTGAGATACTTGCCTGTTTTAATGGTCATGTCGGCCACGGCCTTGTTGATGGTGTCAACTTGATCAGTCATCCATGCCTCCTTTGATGCTATATTTTTTATTTTGGTTCGATTATTTTTTGGGGATGGGTATTGAGTACATCCCGCACCTTTTTAGCCAGCGTCTGTTTTGAAAACGGTTTGTTAATAAAATGAACGCCGCTGTCCAGCACACCATGATCTGCGATCACATTGGCGGTATACCCGGACATAAAAAGACATTTAAGGTCCGGGAAATGCTCGGTGAGCGTTTTTGCAAGATCTTTTCCATTCATTTCGGGCATGACGACGTCTGTGATGAGCATATCAATGGAGACGTCTTTCCCGGTGGCGATTTTAATGGCTTCGCCTGGTGTGGATGCCGACAAAATTGTGTACCCCAGGCGCCCTAACATGAGCCGGGTCAGTCTGATGATGGCGGGTTCGTCCTCCACGAGAAGAATGGTCTCATTTCCAAAATACGCTTCGGGCTGAGTACGTTTTTCATATTTGCAGGAGGCATTTTGTTGATGCTCGGGCAGATATATTTTAAATGTTGTTCCCTGCCCCGGTTCACTGTATACATTTATAAACCCTTTGTTTTGTTTGACAATGCCAAAGACGGTTGATAAGCCGAGGCCGCTGCCTTTGTCTGCATTTTTGGTGGTAAAAAAGGGTTCAAAAATATTTGCCAGGGTCTCTTTATCCATGCCGACACCATTGTCGGAGACAATGATCATCACATAATAACCCGGCATGGTGTCAATGTGGTCTTTGCAATATTCATCGTCGAAATCAATATTTGCCGTTTCAATGGTGATTTCACCCACATTTTTGATTGCATCCCGGGCATTCACACACAGGTTTGCCAAAATCTGATCCAGTTGTGACGGGTCTATTTTAACGGGTTTCAAGGCTTGTGCGGGCAGCCATTTTAAGTCGATATCCTCTCCGATCAGTCGCCTTAACATTTTGAGCATTTCGCCGATAACTTCGTTCAGATCTAACACCTGGGGATCGACAACCTGTTTGCGGGCAAAGGCCAAAAGCTGTTTGGTCAGCTTTGCCGAACGTTGTGCGGCTTTAAATATTTCCTGTAAATTTTCAGAATATAAGCTTTGGGGGTCTGTTTCATCCATCAGGATTTCGGTATTGCCCAAAATGATGGAGAGCATATTATTAAAGTCGTGGGCCACACCGCCTGCAAGTCTGCCCACAGACTCCAGTTTTTGGGCCTGAAGCAGCTGGATTTTTAACTTTTCCTGTTCCGATTCAACTTTTTTTCTTTGCACATTTAACTCGACTTGTTCCAATCGTTGAAATGTTATTTCACTGATCATTTCAGTCATGTCCAACAAAAATCCCATGGCAGCTTTAACTTTTTTTTTCGACACGACGGGTACTTTTTCAAACGCCCCAAGATATGCGTTTTCGTCGAATCCATATTCTGCGGCCTGGGCCTTGAAAAATGCAGGGTCCGGTTTTTTAAAAAAGAACTGGCCGCTGAAAAGGTTGGCCACATGCTCTCCTTTAATGACAATGGGAACCGCTACATCCACCAGGCCATTGAGGCATTCATAAAAATGATATTTTTCTCCCCGGCTCATTTTATTGGCCAAAACCGTATCACTGATTTTACATTTTTTTGCCGTTTCGGGATGAATGCGATGAAAATCCGTACAAATTTGTCTCCAGCCCGATTTTGACAAAATATTGCCATTTAGATCCAGAATCGCAGTTACAAACCCTGTTGTTTGATTAAATCCCTCAAGCAGCGAATTTACTCTTTTAAAATCTATGGAATTTAAGATTTTTTTATCCACATCCATCTTTGATCGTATCTCCCAGGCACAATTTATTTTCAGATCCCATATTCATTGGACGATGTTGATAGGTTGCTTAAGCGCGCTATAAAACTTTAACTGTTTTGAATGACGCAAAATACTCACTATCCGGTGGCGTCGGAACTATTTGAGAACAGGTGGTATTCTTTTATGTTTCGGCTATAAAAAAGACTATATCAGCAGGATAATGTTCACAGTTCAATGTTGCCGTGTACGATTTTGAAGAAAAAGAGCCGCTTTTTTATATGTTAACCACCCCAGAATATATTAAGAAAATTGTAAAATAAAGACCTTTTAACGATATTTTTGTCATAAATTTTGTGCAACACCACTTGAACAAAATAATATCCGGACAACGGCCATGGCGGATCTGGGGCATCAGCACCGGAACTTGCGCCGCAATAGCGCATGGAAGAACGTATTGCGGCGCATTGGCGCGTTCATAAAAAAACTCTTTTGTTGCACCCAGGCACATTTATCAATAATATCAAATGAGATGGCGCCCCAAAAAAGTTTTTTACCTGCTTTTTCAAAATACACAGGAGATGTCATGGACGATAAGATTATGATTGTTGATGATGATACGAAGATATTAAAAGCGGTTGAGCGGATTTTTAGGCAGGAACCAATCGAGTGTTTTCTATTTTCGTCTCCGGTGGCTGCATTGAAACAAGCCAGTGACATAGAACCGACAGTTGTTGTTTCAGATCAGAGAATGCCGGAAATGGAAGGTACGATGTTTTTGGAACAAATGAAGCAGATGTTGCCTGCCACAGTCAGGGTGCTCATGTCGGGGTACGCGGATATTGATGCGACCATCAGCGCAATCAATCAAGGACAGGTTTTCCGATTCATTAAAAAACCCTGGGACTCCCATTCATTTCGCGTGGAAATCAAACACGCCGTCCAATACGCAAGACTGCTTCGACGTCTGGTGCACACCAATGAAGATCCAGGGGAATCAGGGCGGACAGAACGGTTGACCGGGGCGCTTGAGATGGCAGGGGCCGTTTGTCATGAATTTGCCCAACCTGTCCAGATTATTTCCGGATATTGCGAGATTTTAAACGATGAATTAAGCCGGCAGCCAGACGCCGCCGAATTTCAGGAACCTGTATCCAACATTCTTCAGAGCACGGAAAGATTAAAGGATTTGTTGCTCAAGTTTATGAAAGTCCGGCGTTATAAAACCCGTCCCTATCTGCTAAGCAGCACAATTATCGATATTGACGCCGCCACGGCGGAAATAGATCCCGATTAGACAACACATGGGCTTGATCGCCCTGACACTATTTACCTTATTAAAAATACAGGGAAATGTTGTCTTGCAAACGGTTTTAAAACTTTATATACTGCATGGAGAGGCAGGCAGTTTTAAAACATGTTCTTTCGTATTTCCGATAATTAAAATCCGTCTATTCTGCCGTGCAGCTGTGATATAAAATCAGATACATACACTCTTTCAACTGCGAATATGGGGGATTCCCCATATATACAACGCTTTGCCTTTTGTACTTAAATAGTGGAACCGATGGGCCTGGGTTTGAGTTATTGAATTATGATCGGCAGTTAAAAGGATCATACGACACGGGGTAAGAAACTCTTCAACGCTTTTTTAAGAACCGGAAGGTATGTATGGACGAGAAAACAACATTAAAAACACTGGACCAGTTGATTCAGTTGGAAACCAAAGCGGTCCGGACATATGATCAGGCTCTTGAAGCCGTAACCGATCCCTACATCCGCAGGCAGCTTGAAGATTTAAAAGCCCGGCATGCACACCATGCCGAGCAGTTGAGCCGCGAAGTGCTTAAGATGGCCAATGAAATGATTGCCGAACACTGGGATGCCATAACCTCGGCTGCACTTCGCGAACCGCTTCCGGAATCCGGACCTGCGATGCGGATTGTTGCAAACGGTTGAAACCGCTTTTTATTTCATCTGGGGACCTAAGCTTTTTTACTGCGTGCTGCCGAAATAAGCCGGGCCAGCCATTTGCCTCACCTGGACATTCATATTTAACAAATCCACAGGATTTCCAAATTGGGTATAGATCGCCACATCCGCGGCATCCCGGCCAAACGCAATTGCAATACGGCCTCCTTTCAGATTGGGCTGCGTGGGATCGAATGTGTACCATCGGTTGCCGATATAGGCCTCAAACCAGGCGTGCAGATCCATGGGGTTAAGTCCTTCAAGATAACCTACGACCATGCGGGCCGGTATGGACAGCGCCCGGCAGCATGCAATACCCAAATGGGCCAAATCCCGGCAGACACCATGGCCAAGCCGGTTCACTTCGGAGGCACTGATAATATGTTGACCGATCCCGGGGGTATACCGTATCGACTCACGGATATAATTCACAATGGCATGGCATTGATCATATCCTGCAGACTGGTTCATCGTCAGCGATGCCGCCATGTCGGTAAATCGATCCGATTCACAATAGCGGCTTGGATACAAGAACGGCAGAACATCGGGGGGCAGCATCTGCACTTCGATAAATGGTGATCCAGGGGCCGTGTCGGATTCATCGGCCGTTTCGATGTCAACGGATGTACTCACTGTAAAATACCCGGCCGGTGCAACAATTCTTTGACACAAATTGCCGAACATATCCGTGAATTCCAGGGCCGGAACGCTGGGTGACAAAATATACTCTTCACGCATGATCCACTGCTGGGATCCGCTGCGGGGCCTGAGCATCAACAAAAATGGGGTTGGAACCGGGATTTGAAATTCAATAAAGCAGGATGCGTTTAGCCACATAATATTCCTTAGGTATCAGCCATGAGCCGAGGTCTTCAGTTCTTCATTGTGGGCAGTTCACAATGAATGTTGTAACGTATGGGAGGTTACCAAAATTTTTTTAATGGTGATAGGGCCTATTTGAATACGGGCTCAATCAATTGCCTGTATGTCATCTTGTGAAAGGAGATGAAGGTGGGTTTTTTCGTCAAACAATTTTGATTCATAAAATGTTTTTTCAGACAGTTCGCTGATCAGGCGTGGGGTGGAGGTCACTAAAACAAGTCTGAATCGATTGAATTTTTGATTGTTTCGTTCTGTCACCCCGGATGCCATGGCAAGGGTGACTTTCCGGGATACATCATTTTCTGAGTCCACATGAACAATATAAACCAGCAGCCTGTCACCCACGTTAATGCGTCCGTTCCAAGCGTCTCCTTCTCCTTTGTCATATTCTATTTTGTTAAATACCTCCTCCGGGCACCCACAACCCAAAGTATGCTGGACAAACTTTTTTAATTCTTGATGGTTTTTCATTTTATCCTCACAAATATGGTATGCAGATCATGTTGATGACTTTAAACGTTTATGCCGTTTTAGGGTTCACTGAATAATCACGAATGAATGCTATGCAATGGTCGGCGGTGAGTGGTCGGCTAAAAAAGTATCCTTGAAAATTGGCACACCCCATATGGGTAAAACGTGTTAACTGCTCTTGGGTTTCAACGCCTTCTATAATGGTCGAAATTTTCAGGGTTTTGCTTAATTCCAAGACGCTTTTGATAATTTCATCATTGATTTTTCGTGCATCTCCGATGGTCAATGAACGGTCAATCTTAATTTTACTGACCGGAAATGAACGCAAATAACGAAAAGAAGTGTGCCCCATACCAAAATCATCAATTGCGATTCTAATTCCTTTATGATGCAGATTTTGAAGGGTATTTAATGTGTTTTCATCAGGCCCCAGTATATTCGATTCCGTGATTTCAAGCTCCATCATTTCCGGCGTGAGTCCATGTTGATTGATGATTTCAAAAACATTTTTTTGAAAATCGGGGGCTGTCAGTTGCTGGGGAACAATATTGACCGCCATTGAAAAACGATCATCCACGATCCCTTTCCAGGCTGCACGCTGTTGACATCCTTTTGAGAATATCAAGAGACCAAGGTGGTCCATGATCCCAAGTTCTTCTGCTATTGTGACAGTTATTTCAGGAGAAATTTCACCATATATCGGGTGTTTCCAGCGCAGCAGCGCTTCCACGCCTGACACGAATTGCCCGCATTCTGCAATTTGAGGTTGGTAGACCATATATATTTGTTCTGTTTGTTTTACGGCAGATTTCAAATCATCGGCTATCGCTTTGGCGAATCGTCCCTCCTCTCCCGGCAGGTCTAATATCCCGTTGGTTTTCGACCGTAATTCCAGGTTTAGTGCTGCGTTTTTAAGCGTTGCCAGCATCCTTTCGCCTCTGATTTCACGCAGATGATCGGCCAGAATGACAAAAGGTATGTAGCATGCAACACCAATAGTAAAATTAACCCCCTGAACCACAGCGCCTGAAAGGTTGCCGCTGGCAACATATCCGCTTATAAAAACGGGTGTCGTCCAGTTGATGATTTCCGTTGTAAAGGGGAGAAACCCTGACAAGGTTGCAATATAACCGATTAACGTCTGTAATAAAGGCGTAAGGATAAACGGCATAACATAAACCGGGTTCAGTACCAGGGGGATACCAAAAAGCAACGGTTCATTAACGTTGCAAAAAGCAGGGATGGCTGCAAACACACAAAGTTTACGGATTCCTTTATCTTTGCTTTTTAAAAGTACTGCGGCAATAAGGCATAACGTCGAACCGGACCCGCCCATTCGCGTATACATATCAAAAAATGTTTTGGTGAAAATTAAAGCGGGGTTGAGCCCCTGACTCATCGCCAGATTATTGGCATGGATTGCAGGCTCCAGAATATTTTCTTCCACAGCAAACAAAAGATTGGGCCCATGTGCACCAAACATCCAGAAAAATTGAGACAACGCGGTATAGCCAAGGCCGAATCCTAAACTGTTCTTTGCATCCGAAAACGGCAAGAACAACAAATTTCGGATACCAGCGTGAACATCTGTAATTTCCATAAAGTTCAGAATTCCCCGGAGCAGGGCCGCACAGACAATGGTCAGAACACCTGCCGGGAGGACTGTTAAAATATCTCTGACAACAGGGTCATGTCCGACCGCCCCCAGAGACCAACGCAAAAATTTAAACCGTGAAAGCCATAGAAAAATGGTACATCCGGCAACCGCAATGCACAGGGTTGGTAAAAGCCCCTTACCTATTGAAAAAACACTCTCCCAGGAGGCGTTGTCGGCGGGCATGAAAATGACAAAAAAACATGACATGACAACCACAATAGACATCACAGGACTGATAAATGGACCCCTTCTTGTCTGGTTGGCAAACATCGTCATGGCCCCGCTGAACGTGCATAGCACCGCCAGTGAAACAATCCCCATGGTTCCGGAAATCAGATTGTCTATGGCGTACGTCCACTGCATGCCAAAGTATTTATCCAGTATGGAAACAACGGGAGAGAAAGGGAAATACCTGATTAATAAAGAAAAGGCGCCTACCATAATTAATGGTAGAACAATGGCAAGACTTCGCTGAATTACTAGGAAAAATGGCAGCTTTTCCAATACGATTAAAGCACTTATAATCTTGTCCCGTAAGGGTTTAAACTTGTAAGTTTTTTTTATCATATACAAGAGTTGGCTGTGTTTGACAGGGGCTTAATTCCATTAAATCCGGAATTCGAGGCCATCGTACTTGATTAATTTTACAAGAAAGTCTGAGTATGTTCTTCAGACCTTTCAATTTTAGTTGAGGGCTGCTGTACCGGGCAGTTGATAGGAGCTAGGCCAGCCCATGGCTGTTATGGGTAAGGCGTTCACAAATTCTACACATACCAAGTTAAGAAAGCAAGGACCTAATGACAAACTTGGTGAGTGGATGGGGGCTTTTAAATTTTTTCGCCGTATACTTTGCAATTTCACAACAAACATTCTAAATTGCATGGCGTGATTTCTTGATGGCCCATTAAATGAAATAAAAAAAATTAATAAAGCCATATCATTGCAAGAAACACAGACCGCAACGTGTGTGCGATTTTGAAAGACAGTGTGAAATCTATGGAAATGACAGCCATGGGCTGACCGAATTTTATGGTCATCCAGGCTCAATGCGTAAAAAAACATGATAGTGATTCAGAAACTTAATTGTGACTTTCAGATAAATAAGGATAAGACGGTATAAGACATGACGAATCAAAATGAATGGACAAAGTCGAGTTGGAAAAATTACACAGCCCTTCAACAGCCCAAGTGGCCGGATCAAGAGGCGCTGGAAAAAGTCACTAACGATTTGGCGTTGCTGCCGCCGCTGGTGTTTGCCGGGGAAATTAGGACATTAAAGGAACTGTTGGCCAAGGCTTCAAAAGGGGAGGCGTTTTTGATCCAGGGCGGAGACTGTTCCGAAGATTTTTCCCAGGTAAGGGCACCCACCATCAGGGAAACCATGAAAGTGTTGTTGCAGATGGCTGTTGTGATGGCCTATGCCGGAGGGAAACCTGCCATCAAAGTGGGCCGGATTGCAGGACAGTTTGCCAAGCCACGTTCGTCGGATACGGAAACCATAGACGGTGTTGAACTTCCGTCATACCGGGGTGATA contains:
- a CDS encoding methyl-accepting chemotaxis protein, which encodes MKNVSLGLKITYGFAVLIIIAVALGLMAVVNMRTVGTKSTMLAHEYVPEVGIAMELSNAANQVMYEMRGYGFTEDKKFYELGMEAMKSVDLALQKARELDENSPNLKQLKSQIDIASSAVQEYKDLIKQTVEIEAKLDANRRTLDESAQTYMSNSNEFLAGQNEKIKSDLNDRQQKIQLATDLVHIGSSVRVTNFKAQATNDVGLMKNAISKLEEVSEPLNELRVLIHSEADIQRVKAIRSAAQTYQKAIEQFMVEFRRGSLADGNLLNRYREKMDDAAGIYVSNCDDFLEGQHEKLTRDMLERNAKINLVNDIIALGNKTRIGAFKSQALRSPEVMNAALENFSHIDRKFEELEKITRLPEDLKRIELVAQAGHTYQGAMKDFLQNWIIMQDLAVKRQDAGDKVVEACKTTANAGIGSTNTIAKDAVSSLSSASILMIIGLILALIVGILSAIFITRSITKPINRIIAGLNEGAVQVAAASGEVSTSSQSMAEGASQQAASIEETSSSMEEMSSMTKKNAENSNNADGLMKEANVVVNTASQSMDELTRSMEDISKASEETSKIIKTIDEIAFQTNLLALNAAVEAARAGEAGAGFAVVADEVRNLAMRAADAAKDTAALIEDTVKKVNDGSDIVSSTSEAFSKVAETSAKVGSLVSEISVASTEQSNGIEEVNNAISEMDRVVQQNAANAEESASAAEEMSAQAEQLKEYVDNLVLLVTGRSNAGRNMGDYHASKPAPKSIPSKTTHKSKSRDQHQAPSRPEQVIPFDDDESFEDF
- a CDS encoding chemotaxis protein CheW, whose translation is MTDQVDTINKAVADMTIKTGKYLTFSLESEEYGIGILKVKEIIGMLPITSVPRTPEFVKGVINLRGKVIPVIDLRSKFNMKSTSYNDRTCIIVVEIDAAESTVQIGIVVDTVSEVLNIKEDEIEETPAFGTKLDTRYILGMAKQDGGVKILLNIDKVLSSSEMAAIQNAS
- a CDS encoding PocR ligand-binding domain-containing protein: MDVDKKILNSIDFKRVNSLLEGFNQTTGFVTAILDLNGNILSKSGWRQICTDFHRIHPETAKKCKISDTVLANKMSRGEKYHFYECLNGLVDVAVPIVIKGEHVANLFSGQFFFKKPDPAFFKAQAAEYGFDENAYLGAFEKVPVVSKKKVKAAMGFLLDMTEMISEITFQRLEQVELNVQRKKVESEQEKLKIQLLQAQKLESVGRLAGGVAHDFNNMLSIILGNTEILMDETDPQSLYSENLQEIFKAAQRSAKLTKQLLAFARKQVVDPQVLDLNEVIGEMLKMLRRLIGEDIDLKWLPAQALKPVKIDPSQLDQILANLCVNARDAIKNVGEITIETANIDFDDEYCKDHIDTMPGYYVMIIVSDNGVGMDKETLANIFEPFFTTKNADKGSGLGLSTVFGIVKQNKGFINVYSEPGQGTTFKIYLPEHQQNASCKYEKRTQPEAYFGNETILLVEDEPAIIRLTRLMLGRLGYTILSASTPGEAIKIATGKDVSIDMLITDVVMPEMNGKDLAKTLTEHFPDLKCLFMSGYTANVIADHGVLDSGVHFINKPFSKQTLAKKVRDVLNTHPQKIIEPK
- a CDS encoding response regulator, with the protein product MDDKIMIVDDDTKILKAVERIFRQEPIECFLFSSPVAALKQASDIEPTVVVSDQRMPEMEGTMFLEQMKQMLPATVRVLMSGYADIDATISAINQGQVFRFIKKPWDSHSFRVEIKHAVQYARLLRRLVHTNEDPGESGRTERLTGALEMAGAVCHEFAQPVQIISGYCEILNDELSRQPDAAEFQEPVSNILQSTERLKDLLLKFMKVRRYKTRPYLLSSTIIDIDAATAEIDPD
- a CDS encoding DUF2383 domain-containing protein is translated as MDEKTTLKTLDQLIQLETKAVRTYDQALEAVTDPYIRRQLEDLKARHAHHAEQLSREVLKMANEMIAEHWDAITSAALREPLPESGPAMRIVANG
- a CDS encoding transglutaminase family protein, yielding MWLNASCFIEFQIPVPTPFLLMLRPRSGSQQWIMREEYILSPSVPALEFTDMFGNLCQRIVAPAGYFTVSTSVDIETADESDTAPGSPFIEVQMLPPDVLPFLYPSRYCESDRFTDMAASLTMNQSAGYDQCHAIVNYIRESIRYTPGIGQHIISASEVNRLGHGVCRDLAHLGIACCRALSIPARMVVGYLEGLNPMDLHAWFEAYIGNRWYTFDPTQPNLKGGRIAIAFGRDAADVAIYTQFGNPVDLLNMNVQVRQMAGPAYFGSTQ
- a CDS encoding EAL domain-containing protein, translating into MIKKTYKFKPLRDKIISALIVLEKLPFFLVIQRSLAIVLPLIMVGAFSLLIRYFPFSPVVSILDKYFGMQWTYAIDNLISGTMGIVSLAVLCTFSGAMTMFANQTRRGPFISPVMSIVVVMSCFFVIFMPADNASWESVFSIGKGLLPTLCIAVAGCTIFLWLSRFKFLRWSLGAVGHDPVVRDILTVLPAGVLTIVCAALLRGILNFMEITDVHAGIRNLLFLPFSDAKNSLGFGLGYTALSQFFWMFGAHGPNLLFAVEENILEPAIHANNLAMSQGLNPALIFTKTFFDMYTRMGGSGSTLCLIAAVLLKSKDKGIRKLCVFAAIPAFCNVNEPLLFGIPLVLNPVYVMPFILTPLLQTLIGYIATLSGFLPFTTEIINWTTPVFISGYVASGNLSGAVVQGVNFTIGVACYIPFVILADHLREIRGERMLATLKNAALNLELRSKTNGILDLPGEEGRFAKAIADDLKSAVKQTEQIYMVYQPQIAECGQFVSGVEALLRWKHPIYGEISPEITVTIAEELGIMDHLGLLIFSKGCQQRAAWKGIVDDRFSMAVNIVPQQLTAPDFQKNVFEIINQHGLTPEMMELEITESNILGPDENTLNTLQNLHHKGIRIAIDDFGMGHTSFRYLRSFPVSKIKIDRSLTIGDARKINDEIIKSVLELSKTLKISTIIEGVETQEQLTRFTHMGCANFQGYFFSRPLTADHCIAFIRDYSVNPKTA